In Apium graveolens cultivar Ventura chromosome 10, ASM990537v1, whole genome shotgun sequence, the following are encoded in one genomic region:
- the LOC141693568 gene encoding CDP-diacylglycerol--glycerol-3-phosphate 3-phosphatidyltransferase 2-like — translation MLTYASPLIFPSTMPPLLKLTSFKTLIHPHFHRRTTPATPLFSPAITITPSAALSTHDKAVKLGFCRLKSCCKSGEVDSSGDMSAFEENDCSVTSNLLVNGAVEVSKQVSKHQSTKLLTLPTVLTIARVFAVPVLICTFYMNSWWGTTATTCIFIAAAITDWLDGYLARRMKLGSAFGAFLDPVADKLMVAATLVLLCTRPPEVAIFGQFPWLLTVPSIAIIGREITMSAVREWAASQNSNLSEAVAVNNLGKWKTAAQMIALTILLVTRDSSFTGTGTGVLINFGVALLYISAWLAVWSLVVYMKKIWKVLLM, via the exons ATGCTAACCTACGCCTCTCCTCTTATATTTCCCTCCACAATGCCACCACTTCTCAAACTCACCTCCTTCAAAACCCTAATTCACCCCCATTTTCACCGCCGCACCACGCCGGCGACGCCTCTATTCTCGCCGGCGATCACAATAACACCTAGCGCTGCTCTTTCGACGCACGATAAGGCAGTAAAGTTAGGGTTTTGTAGGTTAAAATCGTGTTGTAAAAGCGGAGAAGTTGATTCGAGTGGTGATATGAGTGCTTTTGAGGAGAATGATTGTTCGGTGACGTCGAATTTGCTTGTGAATGGTGCGGTGGAGGTTTCGAAGCAGGTTTCGAAGCATCAGTCGACGAAGCTGCTTACTTTGCCTACCGTTTTGACTATTGCTCGTGTGTTTGCTGTGCCGGTTTTAATTTGCA CCTTTTATATGAATAGTTGGTGGGGAACAACTGCTACTACATGTATCTTCATTGCAGCGGCAATCACAGATTGGCTTGATGGATACCTTGCTCGAAGG ATGAAGCTAGGAAGCGCGTTTGGTGCATTCTTAGATCCTGTAGCTGATAAG CTTATGGTTGCTGCTACTTTGGTCTTGTTGTGTACAAGACCACCAGAAGTTGCTATCTTTGGACAGTTTCCGTGGCTACTGACTGTACCTTCAATTGCAATAATTGGTAGGGAG ATCACCATGTCTGCAGTTAGAGAATGGGCAGCTTCTCAAAATAGTAACCTTTCGGAG GCCGTAGCTGTTAATAATTTGGGAAAATGGAAAACAGCAGCACAGATGATAGCATTAACCATTTTACTGGTAACTAGAGACAGCAG TTTCACGGGAACAGGAACAGGGGTTCTTATTAATTTTGGCGTTGCTTTGCTTTATATCTCAGCATGGCTAGCTGTATGGTCCCTAGTCGTCTACATGAAGAAAATATGGAAAGTTTTGCTTATGTAG